One segment of Nostoc piscinale CENA21 DNA contains the following:
- a CDS encoding DUF2079 domain-containing protein, which produces MRSPAINSVFWMMGVSALILFASSILRHELFQSTAFDLGIFDQAAYLISQEKPPISTFMGYHILGDHAAWIWYPLALLYKIYPSVYWLFAVQAIALASGALPTWQLARQAGLKEGQSVAMAAVYLLYPLIFNVNLFDFHPEVIALPLFLAAVLAARRNQIRWFCLYVFLILGCKAVLSFTVAAMGFWLLVFEKRRLYGAIALGAGIAWFLIASRIIIPTFSGAEPAAVGRYSYLGNSVPEIAKNIILQPGTILGKVFILSNLEYLLLLLAPVIWGFSLAGIKPLVAAIPCIALNIIADYQPQKDLIHQYSLPALPFILLVLISSLAAGKGLIQDRRKIIIWSLVGFLCLAKYTHFFGRYLESLDTWQATREAIALVKTQGSVLTTAEISPHLSHRPSINLIQDNLPLTQVNIFDYILLNTRHHDLSGNQELNFKLLDKLKNDSNFKLKYQRDDVYLFNKITKN; this is translated from the coding sequence ATGCGATCGCCTGCAATTAATTCTGTATTTTGGATGATGGGTGTAAGTGCATTAATTTTATTTGCATCCAGTATTTTACGTCATGAATTGTTTCAATCGACTGCTTTTGATTTAGGGATTTTTGACCAAGCAGCATATTTAATTAGTCAAGAAAAACCACCAATTTCAACATTCATGGGTTATCACATTCTTGGTGATCATGCAGCTTGGATATGGTATCCTTTGGCTTTACTTTATAAAATTTATCCTAGTGTATACTGGCTCTTTGCAGTACAGGCAATTGCTTTAGCATCAGGCGCTTTACCTACTTGGCAATTAGCACGTCAAGCTGGATTAAAAGAAGGCCAATCAGTAGCAATGGCGGCTGTTTATTTGTTATATCCTTTAATATTTAATGTCAATTTATTTGATTTCCATCCAGAAGTAATTGCTTTACCTTTATTCTTAGCGGCAGTTTTAGCAGCACGGCGTAATCAAATAAGATGGTTTTGCTTATATGTATTCCTCATACTAGGGTGTAAAGCTGTGCTTTCATTCACAGTTGCAGCGATGGGGTTTTGGTTATTGGTGTTTGAAAAGCGGCGTTTATATGGTGCGATCGCGCTAGGTGCTGGTATAGCTTGGTTTTTGATAGCATCTAGAATAATCATTCCTACTTTTAGTGGTGCAGAGCCAGCAGCAGTCGGGCGTTATAGTTATTTAGGTAACTCAGTTCCAGAAATTGCTAAAAATATAATTTTGCAACCAGGAACAATTTTAGGAAAAGTATTTATCTTAAGCAACTTAGAATATTTATTACTGCTATTAGCACCCGTAATTTGGGGTTTTTCACTTGCAGGGATAAAACCTTTGGTAGCTGCTATCCCTTGTATAGCACTTAATATAATTGCTGATTATCAACCACAAAAAGATTTAATCCACCAGTATTCTCTCCCAGCTTTGCCGTTTATCTTGTTAGTTTTAATTTCAAGCTTGGCAGCAGGAAAAGGATTAATCCAAGACAGACGCAAAATTATTATCTGGTCACTGGTAGGATTTTTATGTCTAGCAAAATATACTCATTTTTTTGGGAGATATCTTGAGTCTCTTGATACATGGCAAGCTACAAGAGAGGCGATCGCTCTCGTGAAAACTCAAGGTAGTGTTTTAACAACAGCTGAAATTTCTCCTCATTTAAGTCATCGCCCCAGCATTAATTTAATTCAAGATAATTTGCCTTTAACACAAGTAAATATATTTGATTATATTTTACTTAATACACGCCATCATGACTTATCTGGCAATCAAGAGTTAAATTTTAAATTATTAGATAAACTCAAAAATGACAGTAATTTTAAATTAAAATACCAGCGTGATGATGTTTATTTATTTAATAAAATTACTAAAAATTAA
- a CDS encoding glycosyltransferase family 2 protein codes for MMQPIYSLVIPIYNEEENITEMYRRLHDVAEQLAGEVELILVDDGSRDRSLSMIRELRHRDSRVRYLSFARNFGHQIAVTAGLNFVQGRCAVIMDADLQDPPELIFQMVEKWQQGYEVVYAQRLARKQESWLKRFTAYAFYRILRRLSHVDIPTDTGDFCLLDRQVVDILNAMPERNRYIRGLRAWAGFRQTAVLFEREPRFAGKVKYTFGKSWALAVDGIISFSTVPLKLATYLGMVAAAIALLMIVLVLYWRLFDHASPLIGYSLITIAIFFLGSVQLICMGILGEYIGRIYEEVKARPIYTVKETGGLIKVSEMQSK; via the coding sequence GTGATGCAACCAATATACTCTTTGGTCATTCCTATTTATAACGAAGAAGAGAACATCACGGAAATGTACCGTCGGCTGCATGATGTAGCAGAACAGTTAGCTGGTGAGGTGGAATTAATTTTAGTCGATGATGGTAGCCGCGATCGCTCTTTGAGCATGATTCGAGAACTCCGCCATCGTGATAGTCGAGTGCGTTACCTCAGTTTTGCACGAAATTTTGGCCATCAAATCGCTGTTACGGCTGGGCTAAATTTTGTCCAAGGCAGATGTGCAGTTATTATGGATGCGGATCTGCAAGATCCCCCAGAACTAATTTTTCAGATGGTGGAGAAATGGCAACAGGGCTACGAAGTAGTGTACGCTCAACGTTTAGCTCGTAAACAAGAAAGTTGGCTCAAACGTTTTACCGCTTATGCTTTTTATCGTATCCTCCGACGTTTATCTCATGTGGATATTCCCACAGACACCGGAGATTTTTGTTTACTAGACAGGCAAGTTGTAGATATTCTCAATGCTATGCCCGAACGTAACCGTTACATTCGGGGTTTACGCGCTTGGGCGGGTTTTCGCCAAACTGCTGTACTGTTTGAACGAGAACCGCGTTTTGCTGGCAAAGTTAAGTATACTTTCGGTAAATCTTGGGCTTTGGCTGTGGATGGAATTATTTCCTTTTCTACAGTGCCATTAAAGCTGGCAACCTACTTAGGTATGGTAGCAGCTGCGATCGCTTTGTTAATGATCGTATTAGTACTATATTGGCGCTTATTTGACCATGCTAGTCCTTTAATTGGTTACAGTTTAATTACAATTGCCATATTTTTTCTCGGTTCTGTGCAGTTGATTTGTATGGGGATTTTAGGCGAGTATATAGGTCGAATTTATGAAGAAGTGAAAGCCCGCCCTATATATACTGTCAAAGAAACTGGTGGTTTAATTAAAGTCTCAGAAATGCAGTCTAAATAA
- the serS gene encoding serine--tRNA ligase: protein MLDIKQIRENPQLVQERLNGRSGNYDIQPILELDKQQRELEVNRSQLQARSNEIGKLVGQKIKSGVNPQDPEIQALRDEGNSIKAQLSELEPKEKELKAEINRLVLALPNLPSDSTPVGKDEENNVEVRRWGDEYLPKNPNILPHWEIGEKLGILNFERAVKVAQSRFTSLIGAGAALERALIQFMLDRQIQAGYIEVSPPLLVNTDSLTATGQLPKFAEESFKCADDDLWLIPTAEVPVTNLYRGEILAAQDLPIYHCAYTPCFRREAGSYGRDMRGLIRLHQFNKVELVKFVQPETSFDELEKLVGNAEAILQALKLPYRVVNLCTGDLGFSSTKTYDLEVWLPSAGKYREISSCSNFIDFQARRADIRFKEAGKKGTQFVHTLNGSGLAVGRTMAAVLENYQQPDGTILIPEALQPYLGREVL, encoded by the coding sequence GTGCTGGATATAAAGCAAATACGGGAAAATCCCCAATTAGTGCAAGAGCGGTTGAACGGTCGTAGCGGTAATTATGACATTCAGCCGATATTAGAGTTAGACAAGCAACAACGAGAACTGGAGGTGAACCGCAGTCAACTCCAAGCTCGGAGTAACGAAATTGGTAAACTTGTCGGTCAAAAGATAAAATCTGGTGTTAATCCTCAAGACCCAGAAATTCAAGCTTTGCGTGATGAAGGTAACTCCATTAAAGCTCAGTTGAGTGAACTGGAACCAAAAGAAAAAGAACTGAAAGCTGAAATTAACAGGCTGGTACTCGCTCTACCCAATTTACCGAGTGACTCTACACCTGTCGGCAAAGATGAGGAAAATAACGTTGAAGTTCGCCGTTGGGGTGACGAGTATCTGCCAAAAAACCCCAACATTCTGCCGCACTGGGAAATTGGCGAAAAACTAGGCATTCTCAATTTTGAGCGTGCTGTTAAAGTTGCCCAAAGCCGCTTTACTAGCTTAATTGGGGCTGGTGCAGCACTAGAAAGAGCATTAATTCAATTTATGCTCGATCGCCAAATTCAGGCAGGATATATAGAAGTTAGTCCGCCATTGTTAGTTAACACGGACTCACTAACGGCAACCGGTCAACTTCCAAAATTCGCCGAAGAAAGCTTTAAATGTGCTGATGATGATTTGTGGCTAATTCCCACAGCAGAAGTACCCGTGACAAACCTCTATCGTGGGGAAATTCTCGCCGCACAAGACTTACCTATTTACCACTGTGCTTATACTCCCTGTTTTCGCCGGGAAGCTGGCAGTTATGGCCGCGATATGCGGGGGTTAATTCGCCTGCATCAATTTAACAAAGTGGAACTAGTAAAATTTGTCCAGCCTGAGACTTCCTTTGACGAACTAGAAAAATTGGTAGGTAATGCCGAAGCAATTTTACAGGCATTAAAGCTACCTTATCGGGTAGTAAATTTATGTACTGGAGATTTAGGATTTTCCTCAACCAAAACCTACGATTTAGAAGTTTGGCTACCTTCGGCTGGCAAGTATCGCGAAATTTCTAGCTGCTCTAACTTTATAGACTTCCAAGCACGACGAGCTGATATTCGCTTTAAGGAAGCAGGTAAAAAAGGTACACAGTTTGTCCATACCCTCAACGGTTCCGGTTTAGCAGTTGGACGTACTATGGCTGCGGTTTTGGAAAATTACCAGCAACCAGACGGGACGATTTTGATACCGGAAGCACTGCAACCTTATTTGGGGCGCGAGGTGTTGTAA
- a CDS encoding YceD family protein: MDAIFIPQLTKAPERTEEIQVQEFLPGLETLTPIRGRIRVQHHGNYLEVSGQAETIITCTCNRCLQQYNHRLAVKTKEIIWLDEAANQPQDLPLEREVAMEDLVETLSPNGYFFPSEWLYEQMCLEMPQRQLCDLNCPGILASVDEKPERPVDSRWAGLEALKKQLPG; this comes from the coding sequence ATGGACGCAATTTTTATTCCGCAGCTCACTAAAGCACCGGAGCGGACAGAGGAAATTCAGGTTCAAGAGTTTCTGCCTGGACTAGAAACATTAACACCAATTCGAGGTCGTATTCGTGTACAGCATCACGGCAATTACCTAGAAGTGTCTGGTCAGGCAGAAACAATTATTACCTGTACTTGTAACCGATGTTTGCAGCAGTATAATCACCGTTTAGCGGTGAAGACGAAAGAAATTATTTGGTTGGATGAGGCAGCTAATCAACCACAAGACTTGCCTCTAGAAAGAGAAGTAGCTATGGAAGACTTGGTAGAAACCTTGTCGCCCAATGGATATTTTTTTCCTAGTGAATGGCTATATGAGCAGATGTGCTTAGAAATGCCTCAGCGGCAGTTGTGTGATTTGAATTGTCCAGGTATTTTAGCCAGTGTGGATGAGAAGCCAGAAAGGCCTGTTGATAGCCGTTGGGCTGGCTTAGAAGCTTTGAAAAAGCAACTTCCTGGATAG
- the patX gene encoding heterocyst-inhibiting protein PatX: protein MRITFSLLVSSVVLGSLVFNGSDSLNRSHTLIGDTGGKMLLSAKPKPKPKSNEPENPTPHRGSGRRDLIESLNNAFPVG, encoded by the coding sequence ATGCGTATTACATTTTCGCTTTTAGTTTCTAGTGTGGTTCTCGGTTCTTTGGTATTTAATGGTTCAGACAGTTTAAATCGCTCACATACGCTAATTGGTGATACAGGAGGCAAAATGTTGTTATCAGCAAAACCAAAACCCAAACCCAAATCAAATGAGCCAGAAAATCCGACACCTCATCGCGGTAGTGGACGCAGAGATTTAATTGAGTCGCTGAATAATGCTTTTCCCGTTGGTTAA
- a CDS encoding acyl-CoA thioesterase, producing MSESQPNPALPPTDAIEVTESRAFESWFEYPIRVQPHHTDYAGIVWHGTYLTWMEEARVECLRSIGIEFADLVALGCDLPVVEISIRYHRSIQLGMQAIVKTRMTEVTGVRINWDYAIVSVDGQQLYVTAKVTLVALDRERGKIMRQLPANVKDALAKIAGLHGN from the coding sequence ATGTCTGAATCACAACCAAACCCAGCACTACCACCAACCGATGCTATTGAAGTTACCGAGAGTCGTGCGTTTGAGAGTTGGTTTGAATATCCGATTAGAGTACAACCCCATCATACTGACTATGCAGGTATTGTCTGGCATGGTACTTATTTAACTTGGATGGAAGAAGCACGGGTAGAGTGTTTGCGCTCTATCGGGATTGAATTTGCTGATTTAGTAGCACTAGGCTGTGATTTACCAGTGGTAGAAATTTCAATACGCTATCACCGTTCTATTCAATTGGGTATGCAGGCTATTGTCAAAACTCGGATGACGGAAGTCACTGGTGTGCGGATTAACTGGGATTATGCAATTGTCTCTGTTGATGGACAGCAATTGTATGTCACCGCGAAAGTCACTTTAGTCGCACTGGATAGAGAAAGAGGTAAGATTATGCGCCAGCTACCTGCAAATGTTAAGGATGCGCTGGCCAAGATTGCGGGATTACATGGTAATTAA
- a CDS encoding ArnT family glycosyltransferase — MRPFRETEWLFTLLIGALLLWLLCLGNSPLRDWDEGTVAQVAKEIWRAAFGSLHWLYPTLGGEPYHNKPPLMHLLIAWCYSLGGVNEWTTRLPGALLTALGVPLLYLVGILLFNDSLPALFSALVYLTTLPVLRHGRLAMLDGASITFFLLLLFCLLKSRQQKPWALGVGFCLGLITLTKGMLVLLLGGIAGLFILASSPLIVLNNLYLWVGIVLGIAPAIAWYIAQWQYYGSNFLQINLQTQTFDRIAQPVEGNTGAPWYYLIELLKYAFPWLLFWPAGFYLAWNKRYASWSRLILIGTIVYFVAISLITTKLPWYVMPLYPFLALAIGAELSEVWRNQVINRKVWAIFIVVMALAGLCGGVYFIVVQEEPVLVAMAIVLTMSMSLAAWLIYKCDRRFIPVLFSGMYLVLLLLMSSQSWIWELNEAFPVKPVAALIRIYVSSGTKIYTSFAYSRPSLNFYCDCQVIPETTLILQQMWANNEYLLLDNATLKNLNLPMTKVLGSAEDFSLIAP, encoded by the coding sequence ATGCGCCCATTCCGAGAAACAGAATGGCTATTTACCTTGCTAATAGGTGCTTTACTACTGTGGTTACTGTGTTTAGGAAATTCCCCCTTACGCGACTGGGATGAAGGTACGGTAGCACAAGTCGCCAAGGAAATTTGGCGTGCTGCTTTTGGTTCTCTGCATTGGCTGTATCCAACTTTAGGTGGTGAACCTTATCATAATAAGCCGCCTCTGATGCACTTGTTAATTGCTTGGTGTTACTCTCTAGGTGGTGTAAATGAATGGACAACACGCCTACCGGGTGCTTTATTAACTGCCTTGGGAGTGCCGTTATTGTATTTAGTAGGAATTTTGTTGTTTAACGATAGTTTGCCGGCTTTGTTTTCGGCTTTAGTTTATTTAACAACTTTACCTGTCTTGCGTCACGGACGCTTGGCAATGCTAGATGGTGCCAGCATTACATTTTTCTTACTATTATTATTTTGTTTATTAAAATCACGTCAACAAAAACCTTGGGCTTTAGGTGTGGGATTTTGTTTAGGGTTAATTACTCTAACTAAAGGGATGTTGGTTTTGTTGCTAGGAGGTATTGCAGGATTATTTATTTTGGCTTCATCGCCGTTAATAGTGTTAAATAACCTTTACTTATGGGTTGGAATTGTATTAGGAATTGCGCCAGCGATCGCATGGTATATTGCCCAATGGCAGTATTATGGTAGTAATTTCTTACAGATAAATTTACAAACGCAAACATTTGACCGCATAGCCCAACCTGTTGAGGGTAATACAGGCGCACCTTGGTATTATTTAATTGAGTTATTAAAGTATGCTTTTCCCTGGTTGTTATTTTGGCCAGCAGGATTTTATCTAGCTTGGAATAAACGCTATGCTAGTTGGAGTCGCTTAATTTTAATTGGTACTATTGTTTACTTTGTAGCTATCTCTTTAATAACTACAAAGTTGCCTTGGTATGTTATGCCTCTATATCCGTTTTTAGCACTGGCAATTGGGGCAGAACTTAGTGAAGTTTGGCGAAATCAAGTAATTAATCGGAAAGTTTGGGCAATATTTATAGTTGTGATGGCGCTGGCTGGTTTATGCGGTGGCGTTTACTTTATTGTTGTCCAGGAAGAGCCTGTATTAGTTGCTATGGCTATTGTTTTAACGATGAGTATGAGTTTAGCAGCATGGTTGATTTATAAATGTGATCGCAGATTTATTCCTGTGTTATTTTCTGGGATGTATTTAGTCCTCTTATTATTGATGAGTTCCCAATCTTGGATTTGGGAATTAAATGAAGCATTCCCGGTTAAACCAGTCGCCGCCTTAATTCGCATTTATGTCTCTTCAGGGACAAAAATTTATACATCATTTGCTTATAGCCGTCCTAGTTTAAACTTTTATTGTGATTGTCAAGTCATCCCAGAAACCACACTAATTCTGCAACAAATGTGGGCAAATAATGAATATTTACTTTTAGATAATGCTACATTAAAAAACTTAAATTTACCTATGACTAAAGTTTTAGGTAGTGCTGAAGATTTTAGTTTAATTGCACCATAG
- a CDS encoding class I SAM-dependent methyltransferase has product MDKNFYLKYAAVEDQHWWFVGRRQIVEKLIRQLKLPKNAKILEAGCGTGGNLSMLARYGEVVAMEFDETACQLANERQVTTVQQGSLPDQIPFNDQYDLIVILDVLEHIDDDLAALEALSSRLKPNSWLLITVPAYQFLWSYHDEINYHKRRYTLKRLKRVVRLAGYNIGYGSYFNTWLFPLVAGVRLLKNLLKLDKKSDASGDLNLPAKPINKFLTFLFASESYFMNRFSLPFGVSVALMVQKNQSKL; this is encoded by the coding sequence ATGGATAAAAATTTTTATCTCAAGTATGCGGCTGTTGAGGATCAACATTGGTGGTTTGTCGGTCGTCGCCAAATTGTAGAAAAATTGATTCGTCAACTCAAACTGCCGAAAAATGCCAAAATTCTAGAGGCTGGCTGTGGTACTGGAGGCAACTTAAGTATGTTGGCTCGTTACGGTGAAGTTGTAGCTATGGAGTTTGATGAAACAGCTTGTCAGTTAGCGAATGAAAGGCAAGTCACTACAGTCCAACAAGGTAGCCTACCTGATCAAATTCCCTTTAACGACCAGTATGACTTGATTGTTATCTTAGATGTTTTAGAGCATATTGATGATGATTTAGCCGCTTTAGAAGCATTGTCTAGCAGATTAAAACCGAATAGTTGGTTATTAATTACAGTGCCGGCTTATCAATTTTTATGGAGTTACCATGATGAAATTAACTACCATAAACGTCGCTATACATTGAAAAGATTAAAAAGAGTTGTGAGACTAGCTGGTTATAATATCGGCTATGGCAGCTATTTTAATACTTGGTTATTTCCCTTGGTAGCTGGAGTACGTTTATTAAAAAATCTCCTGAAACTTGATAAAAAATCGGATGCTAGTGGCGATTTAAATTTACCCGCGAAACCCATCAATAAATTTTTAACTTTTTTATTTGCTAGTGAAAGTTATTTTATGAATCGATTCAGTTTACCTTTTGGTGTATCCGTTGCGTTAATGGTACAAAAAAATCAGTCAAAATTATAA
- a CDS encoding DUF1815 family protein, translating into MFLRLAHQHRQFVQDLVMNLQALAIVLERRGYPASCYTCGDQMNSASFMVSLGNNHLIRFLVSDYGITWTEMRDDRELMKLEGAEAINQLQELANLVKQSVPAYASGKTLAKKS; encoded by the coding sequence GTGTTTCTGAGATTAGCACATCAACATCGTCAATTCGTTCAAGACTTGGTAATGAACCTACAAGCCTTGGCAATTGTACTAGAACGACGTGGTTATCCTGCGTCTTGTTATACCTGTGGCGACCAGATGAATAGTGCTTCGTTTATGGTGAGCCTGGGAAATAACCATCTGATTCGATTTTTGGTATCGGATTATGGGATTACTTGGACAGAAATGCGGGATGACCGTGAATTAATGAAATTAGAAGGAGCAGAAGCAATTAACCAGTTACAGGAACTGGCCAATCTTGTAAAGCAATCTGTACCAGCTTATGCAAGTGGTAAGACCTTAGCCAAGAAGAGTTAA
- the dxr gene encoding 1-deoxy-D-xylulose-5-phosphate reductoisomerase — protein sequence MKAITLLGSTGSIGTQTLDIVAQYPDKFRIVGLAAGNNVEMLADQIRQFRPSIAAIASEDKLPALQAAIQDINPQPILVAGTAGVIEVARYGDAETVVTGIVGCAGLLPTIAAIEAGKDIALANKETLIAGGPVVLPLVEKHGVKLLPADSEHSAIFQCLQGVPQGGLRKILLTASGGAFRDWPVEKLPEVTVADALKHPNWSMGRKITVDSATLMNKGLEVIEAHFLFGLDYDHIEIVIHPQSIIHSLIELQDTSVLAQLGWPDMRLPLLYALSWPDRIYTDWERLDLVKAGSFTFREPDHQKYPCMQLAYAAGKAGGSMPAVLNAANEQAVALFLAEKIRFLDIPRCIEWVCDRHQNDNCANPSLDDILAADQWARQEVLTATKNLATSPQMISLH from the coding sequence GTGAAAGCTATTACTCTTCTTGGTTCCACTGGCTCCATCGGTACTCAGACTTTAGATATTGTCGCTCAGTACCCAGATAAGTTTCGGATTGTTGGATTAGCAGCAGGTAATAACGTCGAGATGTTGGCGGATCAAATTCGCCAGTTTCGACCGAGTATAGCAGCGATCGCATCTGAAGATAAATTACCCGCACTGCAAGCAGCCATCCAAGACATTAATCCCCAGCCTATTTTAGTGGCTGGTACAGCCGGAGTTATTGAAGTTGCTCGCTATGGTGATGCTGAGACGGTTGTTACCGGGATTGTTGGTTGTGCTGGTTTATTACCCACCATCGCCGCCATTGAAGCAGGTAAAGATATTGCCCTCGCCAACAAAGAAACCTTAATTGCTGGTGGGCCTGTAGTTCTACCCTTAGTGGAAAAACATGGGGTAAAATTATTACCCGCGGATTCTGAACACTCAGCCATCTTCCAATGCTTGCAAGGCGTTCCCCAAGGCGGCTTACGAAAGATTTTGCTGACAGCCTCCGGTGGTGCTTTCCGTGATTGGCCTGTAGAAAAGTTGCCAGAAGTTACCGTTGCCGATGCTCTCAAACATCCTAACTGGTCGATGGGCAGAAAAATTACAGTAGACTCAGCGACTTTGATGAATAAAGGGTTGGAAGTAATTGAAGCTCACTTTTTGTTTGGCTTAGATTACGACCATATCGAAATCGTCATCCATCCTCAAAGCATTATTCACTCGTTAATTGAGTTACAAGACACCTCTGTATTAGCTCAACTTGGCTGGCCAGATATGCGTTTACCCTTGTTATATGCTTTATCTTGGCCCGATCGCATTTACACTGATTGGGAAAGACTCGATTTAGTCAAAGCTGGCAGTTTTACCTTCCGTGAGCCAGATCATCAAAAATATCCTTGTATGCAGTTAGCTTATGCCGCCGGTAAAGCAGGTGGTTCAATGCCAGCCGTATTAAATGCTGCTAATGAGCAAGCTGTAGCTTTATTTTTAGCCGAGAAAATTCGCTTTTTAGATATTCCCCGGTGTATTGAATGGGTATGCGATCGCCATCAAAATGATAACTGTGCAAATCCCTCTTTAGATGACATTTTGGCAGCAGATCAATGGGCAAGACAAGAAGTTTTAACCGCAACTAAAAATTTAGCAACTTCCCCGCAGATGATTTCTCTGCACTAA
- a CDS encoding choice-of-anchor W domain-containing protein: protein MSFLTRYQANSKLLLTLGLMISGLLILPNPAKAVTIVPLTSQDTNPGFDDTDFNLLLDQGDFKELFVAEARIGNNGFGGNGERELGINRDVRATVGAGLPVAKADLVWGNGKVWDFSLEYTGSKVTYKVFDTSQTFQLVTQEFSGAVTDIFIRTFANKGSGSNVQNAVSLTNLVLNGTALGSLASASTSATKDLDYLHITGLSAPFTLTGKTAFSWVGAAPARSNLAFQIKVGTSQSVPEPSTLAAIFLATMTGAATSKRQKIAAQKV, encoded by the coding sequence ATGTCATTTTTAACCAGATACCAAGCTAATAGCAAATTATTATTGACTCTAGGGTTAATGATATCGGGATTATTGATATTACCTAACCCAGCTAAAGCTGTGACAATTGTGCCTCTGACATCACAAGATACTAACCCAGGCTTTGATGACACAGACTTTAATTTACTCCTAGATCAAGGAGATTTTAAGGAGTTGTTTGTTGCGGAAGCTCGAATTGGTAACAATGGGTTTGGTGGCAATGGTGAGCGAGAATTAGGGATTAATCGAGATGTGAGAGCAACTGTAGGTGCGGGGCTACCTGTGGCTAAAGCAGATTTAGTCTGGGGTAATGGTAAAGTTTGGGACTTTAGTTTGGAATATACAGGTAGCAAAGTAACTTACAAAGTTTTTGATACTTCCCAAACCTTCCAATTAGTGACTCAAGAATTTAGCGGTGCTGTCACAGATATCTTTATCCGCACCTTTGCTAATAAAGGTAGTGGTAGTAACGTTCAAAACGCTGTTTCTTTAACTAATCTAGTTCTTAATGGTACAGCGTTAGGAAGTTTAGCATCAGCAAGTACAAGTGCTACAAAGGATTTAGATTATCTCCATATCACTGGTCTTTCTGCACCCTTTACACTAACGGGTAAAACAGCATTTAGCTGGGTTGGTGCTGCACCTGCGCGTTCTAACCTAGCCTTCCAAATCAAAGTCGGTACTTCTCAATCAGTTCCAGAACCTAGTACTCTTGCGGCCATCTTCTTGGCTACTATGACAGGTGCGGCAACTTCAAAAAGACAAAAGATAGCTGCTCAAAAAGTTTAA
- a CDS encoding protein jag → MTNSSMQRGQQWLKSLLELTGVSAEIRGNIELAQPHDDDDAPEPDNYWLTIDETNLTPTQIKVLIGADGSVLDAVQYLANSVLNLNQTPEEQASYTIELNGYRVKRQAEIRALAEAAADEVRNFGREVEIKSLSSAERRQIHTFLKEFSDLETFSRGKEPHRNLVVRPAMEL, encoded by the coding sequence ATGACTAACAGTTCCATGCAGCGAGGTCAGCAGTGGTTAAAATCACTGCTGGAACTCACTGGGGTCTCTGCGGAGATTCGAGGCAATATAGAATTAGCCCAGCCTCACGATGATGATGATGCCCCAGAACCAGATAATTACTGGTTGACAATTGACGAAACTAACTTAACCCCAACGCAAATCAAAGTTCTGATTGGTGCTGATGGTTCCGTTTTGGACGCAGTTCAGTATTTAGCTAATTCCGTCCTGAACTTGAACCAAACACCAGAAGAACAAGCATCCTATACCATTGAGTTGAATGGTTATCGGGTGAAAAGACAAGCGGAAATTCGCGCTTTAGCTGAAGCCGCAGCTGATGAAGTGCGGAATTTTGGGCGAGAAGTGGAAATTAAATCTCTCAGTTCAGCTGAACGGCGGCAAATCCACACTTTTTTGAAGGAATTTTCTGATTTAGAAACCTTCAGCCGTGGCAAAGAGCCACATCGGAATTTGGTTGTGCGTCCGGCTATGGAGTTATGA